In Bacillus sp. KH172YL63, one genomic interval encodes:
- a CDS encoding class I SAM-dependent DNA methyltransferase: MSYERFAYVYDYLMQDVPYDAWLAFVNKQAAAHGIKGKKVLDIACGTGELSLRLAGDGYDVTGVDLSEDMLMIAKEKASARNARIQLFQQDMSKLDSLGEYDVITIFCDSLNYLEVESDVLETFKGVYDHLKQDGLFLFDVHSIFKMTQIFINQTFTHTDEQVSYIWDCFPGEVPNSVEHELTFFVKDDETGQYERVEELHKQRTYPVLTLKEWLEECGFEVVGITSDFTEGSPADQSERIFFSCKKK, translated from the coding sequence ATGAGTTATGAACGTTTTGCTTATGTTTATGACTACCTGATGCAGGACGTCCCATATGACGCCTGGTTGGCTTTTGTCAATAAACAGGCAGCGGCTCATGGCATCAAGGGAAAGAAAGTACTGGACATTGCTTGTGGAACCGGAGAACTGTCGTTGAGACTGGCAGGGGACGGTTATGATGTCACCGGTGTAGATCTGTCGGAAGATATGCTCATGATTGCAAAGGAGAAGGCTTCTGCCAGGAATGCCCGTATCCAATTGTTTCAACAGGATATGTCAAAGCTTGACTCCCTTGGTGAATATGATGTCATCACAATCTTTTGTGATTCATTGAATTACCTTGAGGTTGAGTCGGATGTATTGGAAACATTCAAGGGTGTTTATGATCACTTGAAGCAAGATGGACTATTCCTTTTTGATGTGCATTCGATTTTCAAGATGACACAGATTTTTATCAATCAGACCTTTACACATACTGATGAACAGGTATCATATATTTGGGACTGTTTCCCGGGAGAGGTTCCGAACAGCGTCGAACACGAATTGACTTTTTTCGTGAAGGATGATGAGACGGGGCAGTATGAAAGGGTCGAAGAACTTCACAAGCAGAGGACGTATCCAGTGCTTACCCTGAAGGAATGGTTGGAGGAGTGCGGCTTTGAAGTCGTAGGAATCACTTCAGACTTCACCGAAGGATCTCCGGCCGATCAGAGTGAACGGATATTTTTCAGTTGTAAAAAGAAATAA